The following proteins are co-located in the Microcystis wesenbergii NRERC-220 genome:
- a CDS encoding Uma2 family endonuclease produces MTIAQSLPLVESHVNPEIIFPEGEFWSDEPPLESNLHLQQIILLIQCLEWWWREREDYFTAGNLTIYYSPNQKKSEFCRGPDFFVVLGTNPNPNRRSWVIWREEGKYPNLIVEILSDSTAKVDREEKKQIYQDIFRTPDYFWFDPESLEFEGFTLISGQYQPITPNAQGRLWSQQLGLYLGLSANKLRYFTPEGELVPTPAEAAQQAENRAVEAENQVQQEKQKSAKLAAKLRELGINPQENF; encoded by the coding sequence TAGTCGAGTCTCATGTAAACCCTGAGATAATCTTCCCAGAAGGCGAATTTTGGAGTGATGAACCACCCTTGGAAAGCAACCTACATCTACAACAAATTATTTTATTAATTCAGTGTTTAGAATGGTGGTGGCGCGAGCGAGAAGATTATTTTACCGCCGGCAATTTAACCATTTATTACAGTCCTAACCAGAAAAAGTCAGAATTCTGCCGTGGTCCCGATTTTTTCGTGGTTTTGGGGACAAATCCCAATCCTAACCGCAGAAGTTGGGTAATTTGGCGAGAAGAGGGCAAATATCCCAATTTAATTGTGGAAATTCTCTCCGATAGTACCGCCAAAGTTGACCGAGAGGAGAAAAAACAAATTTATCAAGATATATTTCGCACTCCCGATTATTTTTGGTTTGACCCAGAAAGCCTAGAATTTGAAGGATTTACCCTAATTAGCGGTCAATATCAACCGATTACCCCCAATGCTCAGGGACGGCTCTGGAGTCAACAATTAGGCTTATATTTGGGTTTATCTGCCAATAAATTGCGCTATTTTACCCCCGAAGGTGAATTAGTACCCACTCCCGCAGAAGCGGCACAACAGGCAGAAAATCGGGCTGTAGAAGCAGAAAATCAAGTCCAACAGGAAAAGCAGAAATCCGCAAAATTAGCGGCTAAACTGCGGGAATTGGGCATAAATCCCCAAGAAAATTTCTAA